In the Ramlibacter tataouinensis TTB310 genome, one interval contains:
- a CDS encoding threo-3-hydroxy-L-aspartate ammonia-lyase encodes MSALPTFEDVQAAAARLAGQAHRTPVLRSGTADALGGGARFFFKCENFQRMGAFKFRGGYNALARFTPQQRQRGALAFSSGNHAQAVALAARLLGMPATILMPQDAPAAKLAATRGYGAEVITFDRFKEDREALARRLAEERGMTLVPPYDHADVIAGQGTAALELFQEVGELDHLFVCLGGGGLLGGCALAARAMSPRCKVYGVEPEAGNDGQRSFRSGELVHIEVPRTIADGAQTQHLGQLTFPLIRHNVDDIFTASDAQLVDAMRFYASRMKMLVEPTGCLSLAGALACGLDLQDARVGVLISGGNVDLARFAQLAGS; translated from the coding sequence ATGAGCGCGCTGCCCACCTTCGAGGACGTGCAGGCCGCGGCCGCCCGGCTGGCCGGCCAGGCCCACCGCACGCCAGTGCTGCGCTCGGGCACGGCCGACGCCCTGGGCGGCGGCGCCCGGTTCTTCTTCAAGTGCGAGAACTTCCAGCGCATGGGCGCGTTCAAGTTCCGCGGCGGCTACAACGCCCTGGCCCGGTTCACGCCGCAACAGAGGCAGCGCGGCGCCCTCGCCTTCTCCTCGGGCAACCATGCGCAGGCCGTGGCGCTGGCGGCGCGCCTGCTGGGCATGCCGGCCACCATCCTGATGCCGCAGGACGCGCCGGCGGCCAAGCTGGCCGCCACCCGCGGCTACGGCGCCGAGGTGATCACCTTCGACCGCTTCAAGGAGGACCGGGAAGCCCTGGCCCGGCGCCTGGCCGAGGAGCGCGGCATGACCCTGGTGCCGCCCTACGACCATGCCGACGTGATCGCCGGCCAGGGCACGGCGGCGCTGGAGCTGTTCCAGGAGGTGGGCGAGCTGGACCACCTGTTCGTCTGCCTCGGGGGCGGCGGCCTGCTCGGCGGCTGCGCGCTGGCCGCCCGGGCGATGTCCCCGCGCTGCAAGGTCTACGGCGTGGAGCCGGAGGCGGGCAACGACGGCCAGCGGTCGTTCCGCAGCGGCGAGCTGGTGCACATCGAGGTGCCGCGCACCATCGCCGACGGCGCCCAGACCCAGCACCTGGGCCAGCTGACCTTCCCGCTGATCCGCCACAACGTTGACGACATCTTCACGGCCAGCGACGCGCAGCTGGTGGACGCCATGCGTTTCTACGCCTCCCGCATGAAGATGCTGGTCGAGCCCACGGGCTGCCTGTCGCTGGCGGGCGCCCTGGCCTGCGGCCTGGACCTCCAAGACGCCCGCGTCGGCGTGCTGATCAGCGGCGGCAACGTCGACCTGGCGCGTTTCGCGCAGCTGGCGGGGTCCTAG
- a CDS encoding tetratricopeptide repeat protein, translated as MSFTSPLAQAAPFTPANDAEVVERLPARAADDPTLRRVESLRKQLAAQPQDAALRIEIARRYFDLAMAQGDPRYVGYASGAIAPLASADPRDAAYWLVRGQLEQYNHDFEAALASLARAAELAPALADAYAWRAAIFMVQARAREALAECERLAPLAEPLWAVGCRAYARAGLGELQPAFDELSRAAGASPQATPAVRLWADTRLAEMALRLQRPEDAERFFRRALGLDITDQFLLAAYADFLLARQRAPEALKLLAGWERSDILLLRLALAGRAANDPRANEWTGELRERFQAAARRGDTLHEWEAARFELEVENRPERALQLAAENYKKQKEPRDAEMLMRTALAANRPAAAEPALAWLRSSGYQDPALAALSQQLAAKGGQR; from the coding sequence TTGAGCTTTACCTCCCCCCTGGCCCAGGCCGCCCCGTTCACCCCCGCCAACGACGCGGAAGTGGTCGAGCGCCTGCCCGCCCGCGCCGCCGACGACCCCACCCTGCGCCGCGTCGAGTCCCTGCGCAAGCAGCTGGCCGCGCAGCCCCAGGATGCCGCGCTGCGCATCGAGATCGCGCGCCGCTATTTCGACCTGGCCATGGCCCAGGGCGACCCGCGCTACGTGGGCTACGCCAGCGGCGCCATCGCGCCGCTGGCTTCCGCCGACCCGCGCGACGCGGCCTACTGGCTGGTGCGCGGCCAGCTCGAACAGTACAACCACGATTTCGAGGCCGCCCTGGCCAGCCTGGCTCGCGCCGCCGAGCTGGCCCCGGCCCTGGCCGACGCCTACGCCTGGCGCGCCGCCATCTTCATGGTGCAGGCCCGGGCGCGCGAGGCGCTGGCCGAATGCGAGCGCCTCGCGCCCCTGGCCGAGCCGCTGTGGGCGGTCGGCTGCCGCGCCTACGCGCGCGCCGGCCTGGGGGAGCTGCAGCCGGCCTTCGATGAACTGTCGCGCGCTGCCGGGGCCTCGCCCCAGGCCACGCCCGCCGTGCGGCTGTGGGCGGACACGCGGCTGGCCGAGATGGCGCTGCGCCTGCAGCGGCCCGAGGACGCCGAGCGCTTCTTCCGGCGCGCCCTGGGACTGGACATCACCGACCAGTTCCTGCTCGCGGCCTACGCCGACTTCCTGCTGGCGCGGCAGCGCGCGCCCGAGGCGCTCAAGCTGCTGGCAGGCTGGGAACGCTCCGACATCCTGCTGCTGCGCCTGGCCCTGGCCGGGCGCGCGGCCAACGACCCGCGCGCCAACGAGTGGACGGGCGAACTGCGCGAGCGCTTCCAGGCGGCCGCCCGGCGCGGCGACACGCTGCACGAGTGGGAGGCCGCGCGCTTCGAGCTGGAGGTGGAGAACCGGCCCGAGCGCGCCCTGCAGCTGGCCGCCGAGAACTACAAGAAGCAGAAGGAGCCGCGCGACGCCGAGATGCTGATGCGCACCGCCCTGGCTGCCAACCGGCCGGCCGCGGCCGAACCGGCCCTGGCCTGGCTGCGAAGCAGCGGCTACCAGGATCCGGCGCTGGCCGCCCTGTCCCAGCAGCTGGCCGCGAAGGGAGGCCAGCGATGA
- the upp gene encoding uracil phosphoribosyltransferase translates to MSNVHLIDHPLVQHKLTLMRKKEASTNSFRRLLNELAMLMAYEVTRDMAMQEVEVETPLEKMTAKVIDGKKLVFVSILRAGTGILDGMLSVVPGARVGHIGLYRDPKTLTAVEYYFKMPQEMHERDVVVVDPMLATGNSAIAAVERLKELRPKSIKFVCLLTCPEGVKALQTAHPDVPIYTAAIDRQLNEHGYILPGLGDAGDRMFGTK, encoded by the coding sequence TTGAGCAACGTCCACCTGATCGACCATCCGCTGGTGCAGCACAAGCTGACCCTGATGCGCAAGAAGGAGGCCTCCACCAACAGCTTCCGCCGGCTGCTCAACGAGCTGGCCATGCTGATGGCGTACGAGGTCACGCGCGACATGGCCATGCAGGAGGTCGAGGTCGAGACGCCGCTGGAGAAGATGACCGCCAAGGTGATCGACGGCAAGAAGCTGGTGTTCGTCTCCATCCTGCGCGCCGGCACCGGCATCCTGGACGGCATGCTCAGCGTGGTGCCGGGCGCGCGCGTGGGCCACATCGGCCTGTACCGCGACCCCAAGACGCTGACGGCGGTGGAGTACTACTTCAAGATGCCGCAGGAGATGCACGAGCGCGACGTGGTGGTGGTCGACCCCATGCTGGCCACCGGCAACAGCGCCATCGCCGCGGTGGAGCGGCTCAAGGAGCTGCGGCCCAAGTCCATCAAGTTCGTCTGCCTGCTCACCTGCCCCGAGGGCGTGAAGGCGCTGCAGACCGCGCACCCCGACGTGCCGATCTACACCGCCGCCATCGACCGCCAGCTCAACGAGCACGGCTACATCCTGCCCGGCCTGGGCGACGCGGGCGACCGCATGTTCGGCACCAAATAA
- a CDS encoding URC4/urg3 family protein, with the protein MSDPTVFIDERAQGESAAAELRTTLAVRERCGQLLARARSGGSAWFEVDDGVLDAAAREVVAVTRRRYPKLHIPLHSRWRHFEAGGVDRKGQLDKLLHGLPAASRAHALIDLTVVSVLLDAGAGPDWKYVEPATGQTFTRSEGLAVASFHAFTAGMFSSRQDRPLQADSQGLRGLVTQRLAEAFQVSESNPLVGLQGRAILLRRLGEILSEEPEVFGEEGRPGEIFDFLVSGPEVPHTADVDAHDILSQLLISLSGIWPADNQAGGVPLGDCWRHPAVRAEGPSDGWVPFHKLSQWLTYSLLEPFQWCGVHVRGLDGLTALPEYRNGGLLIDTGVLRLRDAQAVQHTWKPGDEIIVEWRALTVSLMDELAGRVRQQLHLDAARLPLGCVLEGGTWAAGRELAQRLRGGLPPLKVASDGTVF; encoded by the coding sequence ATGAGTGATCCCACCGTTTTCATCGACGAGCGCGCCCAGGGCGAAAGCGCCGCGGCCGAGCTGCGCACCACCCTGGCCGTGCGCGAGCGCTGCGGCCAGCTGCTGGCGCGGGCGCGCAGCGGCGGCTCGGCCTGGTTCGAGGTCGACGACGGCGTCCTGGACGCCGCGGCGCGCGAGGTGGTGGCCGTCACGCGCCGGCGCTACCCCAAGCTGCACATCCCGCTGCACAGCCGCTGGCGCCACTTCGAGGCCGGCGGCGTGGACCGCAAGGGCCAGCTCGACAAGCTGCTGCACGGCCTGCCCGCCGCGAGCCGCGCCCATGCGCTGATCGACCTGACGGTCGTCAGCGTGCTGCTGGACGCAGGCGCGGGCCCGGACTGGAAGTACGTGGAGCCCGCGACCGGCCAGACCTTCACCCGCTCCGAGGGCCTGGCGGTCGCCAGCTTCCATGCCTTCACCGCCGGCATGTTCTCCAGCCGCCAGGACCGTCCGCTGCAGGCCGACTCGCAGGGGCTGCGCGGCCTGGTGACGCAGCGCCTGGCCGAGGCGTTCCAGGTCAGCGAGTCCAACCCGCTGGTCGGCCTGCAGGGCCGCGCCATCCTGCTGCGCCGGCTGGGCGAGATCCTGTCCGAGGAACCCGAGGTGTTCGGCGAGGAAGGCCGCCCGGGCGAGATCTTCGATTTCCTGGTCAGCGGCCCGGAAGTGCCGCACACGGCCGACGTGGATGCGCACGACATCCTGTCGCAGCTGCTGATCTCGCTGTCGGGCATCTGGCCGGCCGACAACCAGGCCGGCGGCGTGCCCCTGGGCGACTGCTGGCGCCACCCGGCCGTCAGGGCCGAGGGTCCCTCCGACGGCTGGGTGCCGTTCCACAAGCTGTCGCAGTGGCTCACCTACTCGCTGCTGGAGCCCTTCCAGTGGTGCGGCGTGCACGTGCGCGGCCTGGACGGCCTGACGGCGCTGCCCGAGTACCGCAACGGCGGCCTGCTGATCGACACCGGCGTGCTGCGCCTGCGCGACGCCCAGGCGGTGCAGCACACCTGGAAGCCCGGCGACGAGATCATCGTCGAGTGGCGCGCGCTCACCGTGTCGCTGATGGACGAGCTGGCCGGCCGGGTGCGCCAGCAGCTGCACCTGGACGCCGCCCGCCTGCCCCTGGGCTGCGTGCTGGAGGGCGGCACCTGGGCGGCCGGGCGCGAGCTGGCGCAGCGCCTGCGCGGCGGGCTGCCGCCGCTCAAGGTGGCCAGCGATGGCACCGTTTTCTGA
- a CDS encoding HupE/UreJ family protein, with the protein MKRLLLTLAVWLLAHGAALAHKPSDSYLSVQAGEDRSTLTIRWDIALRDLDYVLQLDRDGNGELTWGEVRSREADIQRLASGRLSFVANGQPCPWSDAAPLQLDRHSDGTYAVLGFAAQCGPLAQGLTLRYSLLFDVDPTHRGLVQWRAPGEEQPQPLVFAVDSAEQPLSLEAPSAWETLRQYVWEGVWHIWIGFDHILFLLALLLPAVLRRQDGRWQPVDSLRAALVDVVKVVTAFTLAHSITLSLAALGLVSLPSRLVESVIAASVVVAALANLRGGRASRRRWLMAFIFGLIHGFGFASVLADLGLPQNALVLALVGFNVGVELGQLAIVAVFLPLAFALRRTGFYRVGVLQVGSLLIALVALWWFVERAFDL; encoded by the coding sequence ATGAAACGGCTGCTGCTCACCCTGGCCGTCTGGCTGCTGGCGCACGGCGCGGCGCTGGCCCACAAGCCCAGCGACAGCTACCTCAGCGTGCAGGCCGGCGAGGACCGCAGCACGCTCACCATCCGCTGGGACATCGCCCTGCGCGACCTGGACTACGTGCTGCAGCTGGACCGCGACGGCAACGGCGAGCTGACCTGGGGCGAGGTGCGCTCGCGCGAGGCCGATATCCAGCGCCTGGCGTCGGGCCGCCTGTCCTTCGTCGCCAACGGCCAGCCCTGCCCCTGGAGCGACGCGGCGCCGCTGCAGCTGGACCGGCACAGCGACGGCACCTACGCGGTGCTGGGCTTCGCCGCGCAGTGCGGCCCGCTGGCCCAGGGCCTGACCCTGCGGTACTCGCTGCTGTTCGACGTGGATCCCACGCACCGGGGGCTGGTGCAGTGGCGCGCGCCCGGCGAGGAGCAGCCGCAGCCGCTGGTGTTCGCCGTGGACTCGGCGGAGCAGCCGCTCAGCCTGGAGGCGCCCAGCGCCTGGGAGACGCTGCGCCAGTACGTGTGGGAAGGCGTGTGGCACATCTGGATCGGCTTCGACCACATCCTGTTCCTGCTGGCGCTGCTGCTGCCCGCCGTGCTGCGCCGCCAGGACGGCCGCTGGCAGCCGGTGGACAGCCTGCGCGCCGCGCTGGTCGACGTGGTCAAGGTGGTCACCGCATTCACCCTGGCGCACTCCATCACGCTGAGCCTGGCGGCACTGGGCCTGGTCAGCCTGCCGTCACGCCTGGTGGAGTCGGTGATCGCCGCCTCGGTGGTGGTGGCCGCCCTGGCCAACCTGCGCGGTGGCCGCGCATCGCGCCGGCGCTGGCTGATGGCCTTCATCTTCGGCCTGATCCACGGCTTCGGCTTCGCCTCGGTGCTGGCCGACCTGGGCCTGCCGCAGAACGCCCTGGTGCTGGCCCTGGTGGGTTTCAACGTCGGGGTCGAGCTGGGCCAGCTGGCCATCGTCGCCGTGTTCCTGCCGCTGGCCTTCGCGCTGCGCCGCACCGGGTTCTACCGCGTGGGCGTGCTGCAGGTGGGCTCGCTGCTGATCGCGCTGGTGGCGCTGTGGTGGTTCGTGGAACGGGCGTTCGACCTGTGA
- a CDS encoding GTP cyclohydrolase II encodes MSVEVPAPRHIRLTSHSGGTGALPVRWGAATPAERGPVVGTTGQRSHRNVIGTHSGSYSVYRALAVAAGALSRQHRADLTNTSPTDPIGPYPQWSDPGKIVSLDPWGADVAQVFAGEIAAGYDVRPTIAVTKAHVILPEVIEALQKGRLKADGKFLTAGGAALVTKAAIEPVWWLPGVAKRFGCSETDLRRVLFEETGGMYPELVTRSDLEVFLPPIGGQTIYIFGNPHDLADPAVELTARVHDECNGSDVFGSDICTCRPYLTHAIEECIRGAQPPSAGGRGGVGLIAYSRKEGRALGEVTKFLVYNARKRQVGGDTADQYFARTECVAGVQDMRFQELMPDVLHWLGVRKIHRLVSMSNMKFDAITGSGIEVGERVNIPDELIPADARVEMDAKMAAGYFTPGEVPTAEKLKQTKGRGLNE; translated from the coding sequence ATGTCCGTTGAAGTTCCCGCGCCGCGCCACATCCGCCTGACCTCGCACAGCGGCGGCACCGGCGCCCTGCCTGTCCGCTGGGGCGCGGCCACGCCCGCCGAGCGCGGCCCCGTGGTCGGCACCACCGGCCAGCGCAGCCACCGCAACGTCATCGGCACCCACAGCGGCTCGTACAGCGTGTACCGGGCCCTGGCCGTGGCCGCCGGCGCGCTGTCGCGCCAGCACCGCGCCGACCTCACCAACACCTCGCCCACCGACCCCATCGGGCCCTACCCGCAGTGGAGCGACCCCGGCAAGATCGTCAGCCTGGACCCCTGGGGCGCCGACGTGGCCCAGGTCTTCGCCGGCGAGATCGCGGCCGGCTACGACGTGCGCCCGACCATCGCCGTGACCAAGGCGCACGTCATCCTGCCCGAGGTGATCGAGGCGCTGCAGAAAGGCCGGCTCAAGGCCGACGGCAAGTTCCTCACCGCCGGCGGCGCCGCCCTGGTGACCAAGGCCGCCATCGAGCCGGTGTGGTGGCTGCCCGGCGTGGCCAAGCGCTTCGGCTGCAGCGAGACCGACCTGCGCCGCGTGCTGTTCGAGGAGACCGGCGGCATGTACCCCGAGCTGGTGACGCGCAGCGATCTGGAGGTCTTCCTGCCGCCCATCGGCGGGCAGACCATCTACATCTTCGGCAACCCGCACGACCTGGCCGACCCCGCGGTCGAGCTCACGGCCCGGGTGCACGACGAGTGCAACGGCTCGGACGTGTTCGGCTCGGACATCTGCACCTGCCGGCCCTACCTCACGCACGCCATCGAGGAATGCATCCGCGGCGCGCAGCCCCCGTCGGCCGGCGGGCGCGGCGGCGTGGGCCTGATCGCCTACTCGCGCAAGGAAGGCCGGGCGCTGGGCGAGGTCACCAAGTTCCTGGTCTACAACGCGCGCAAGCGCCAGGTCGGCGGCGACACGGCCGACCAGTACTTCGCCCGCACCGAGTGCGTGGCCGGCGTGCAGGACATGCGCTTCCAGGAGCTGATGCCCGACGTGCTGCACTGGCTGGGCGTGCGCAAGATCCACCGCCTGGTGTCCATGAGCAATATGAAGTTCGACGCCATCACCGGCTCGGGCATCGAAGTCGGCGAGCGCGTCAACATCCCCGACGAGCTGATCCCCGCCGACGCCCGGGTGGAGATGGACGCCAAGATGGCCGCCGGCTATTTCACGCCCGGCGAGGTGCCCACCGCCGAAAAGCTCAAGCAGACCAAGGGACGCGGCCTGAATGAGTGA
- a CDS encoding YebC/PmpR family DNA-binding transcriptional regulator: MAGHSKWANIQHRKGRQDEKRGKIWTRVIREIMVAARQGGGDLNANPRLRLAVDKAKAANMPADTIKRNIDKATGNLEGVNYEEIRYEGYGIGGAAIIVDTMTDNKVRTVAEVRHVFSKYGGNLGTEGSVAFQFRHVGQLVLAPGQSEDRVMEVALEAGADDVVADEDGAIEVLTVPSGFEAVKNALEAAGLQPEVAEVTMRPENTIELSGDDAARMQKLLDMLEDLDDVQDVFHNAALPS; the protein is encoded by the coding sequence GTGGCCGGACACAGCAAATGGGCGAACATCCAGCACCGCAAGGGGCGCCAGGATGAGAAGCGAGGCAAGATCTGGACCCGGGTCATCCGCGAGATCATGGTGGCGGCGCGCCAGGGCGGCGGCGACCTCAACGCCAACCCGCGCCTGCGGCTGGCCGTGGACAAGGCCAAGGCCGCCAACATGCCGGCCGACACCATCAAGCGCAACATCGACAAGGCCACCGGCAACCTCGAAGGCGTCAACTACGAGGAGATCCGCTACGAGGGCTACGGCATCGGCGGGGCGGCCATCATCGTGGACACCATGACCGACAACAAGGTGCGCACCGTGGCCGAGGTGCGCCACGTGTTCAGCAAGTACGGCGGCAACCTGGGCACCGAGGGCTCGGTGGCCTTCCAATTCAGGCACGTGGGCCAGCTGGTGCTGGCGCCCGGCCAGAGCGAGGACAGGGTGATGGAGGTGGCGCTGGAAGCCGGCGCCGACGACGTGGTGGCCGACGAGGACGGCGCGATCGAGGTCCTCACCGTGCCCTCCGGGTTCGAGGCGGTGAAGAACGCCCTGGAGGCCGCCGGCCTCCAGCCCGAGGTGGCCGAGGTCACCATGCGGCCGGAAAACACCATCGAGCTGTCCGGCGACGACGCGGCGCGCATGCAGAAGCTGCTGGACATGCTGGAGGACCTGGACGACGTGCAGGACGTGTTCCACAACGCCGCGTTGCCTTCATGA
- a CDS encoding helicase HerA-like domain-containing protein — MAEPLLIAKNREAECFLLPPLANRHGLITGATGTGKTVSLQTLAQHFSRIGVPVFMADVKGDLTGISQPGAPSPKLAQAIAERGLPTPEPAGCPTTLWDVFGEQGHPVRATVSDMGPLLLSRMLGLNETQAGVLQIVFKIADAQGLLLLDLKDLRAMLAFVGENAREFTTEYGNISAASVGAIQRGLLQIEAQGGDRFFGEPMLDIADFMQVVDGQGVVNILAADRLLNSPRLYATFLLWMLSELFETLPEVGDLDQPKLVFFFDEAHLLFNEAPKVLVERIELVVRLVRSKGVGVYFVTQNPLDIPDSVLAQLGNRVQHALRAFTPRDQKAVKATAQTMRPKKGLDIEAAITELAVGEALVSFLDAKGRPSETERAYVLPPGSQIGPITAAQRQALLDGSLVAGVYEKAVDRESAYEKLKSRAAQAQAAAGSPAGAPGGGGLLGGLGDLVMGSTGPRGGRREGLAEMMAKSAVRTIGSSVGREIMRGVLGGLLGGSRRR, encoded by the coding sequence ATGGCCGAACCGCTGCTGATCGCCAAGAACCGGGAGGCCGAGTGCTTCCTGCTGCCCCCGCTCGCCAACCGCCACGGGCTGATCACCGGGGCCACCGGCACCGGCAAGACCGTGAGCCTGCAGACACTGGCGCAGCACTTCAGCCGCATCGGCGTGCCGGTGTTCATGGCCGACGTCAAGGGCGACCTCACCGGCATCAGCCAGCCCGGCGCGCCCTCGCCCAAGCTGGCGCAGGCCATCGCCGAGCGGGGCCTGCCCACCCCCGAGCCGGCCGGCTGCCCCACCACGCTGTGGGACGTGTTCGGCGAGCAGGGCCACCCGGTGCGGGCCACCGTGTCCGACATGGGCCCGCTGCTGCTGAGCCGGATGCTCGGCCTGAACGAGACCCAGGCCGGCGTGCTGCAGATCGTCTTCAAGATCGCCGACGCCCAGGGCCTGCTGCTGCTGGACCTGAAGGATCTGCGGGCCATGCTGGCCTTCGTCGGCGAGAACGCGCGCGAGTTCACCACCGAATACGGCAACATCAGCGCCGCCAGCGTGGGCGCGATCCAGCGCGGGCTGCTGCAGATCGAGGCCCAGGGCGGCGACCGCTTCTTCGGCGAGCCCATGCTCGACATCGCCGACTTCATGCAGGTGGTGGACGGCCAGGGGGTGGTCAACATCCTGGCCGCCGACAGGCTGCTGAACTCGCCGCGCCTGTACGCCACCTTCCTGCTGTGGATGCTGTCCGAGCTGTTCGAGACCCTGCCCGAGGTCGGCGACCTGGACCAGCCCAAGCTGGTGTTCTTCTTCGACGAGGCCCACCTGCTGTTCAACGAGGCGCCCAAGGTGCTGGTCGAGCGCATCGAGCTGGTGGTGCGCCTGGTGCGCTCCAAGGGCGTGGGCGTGTATTTCGTAACGCAGAACCCGCTGGACATCCCGGACAGCGTGCTGGCCCAGCTGGGCAACCGGGTGCAGCACGCGCTGCGCGCCTTCACCCCGCGCGACCAGAAGGCGGTGAAGGCCACGGCGCAGACCATGCGTCCGAAGAAGGGCCTGGACATCGAGGCTGCCATCACCGAGCTGGCGGTGGGCGAGGCGCTGGTCAGCTTCCTGGACGCCAAGGGCCGCCCCAGCGAGACCGAGCGCGCCTACGTGCTGCCGCCGGGCAGCCAGATCGGCCCGATCACGGCCGCGCAGCGCCAGGCCCTGCTGGACGGCTCCCTGGTGGCCGGCGTGTACGAGAAGGCGGTGGACCGCGAGTCGGCCTACGAGAAGCTGAAGAGCCGCGCCGCGCAGGCCCAGGCGGCGGCCGGCTCGCCGGCGGGCGCGCCGGGCGGCGGCGGCCTGCTGGGCGGCCTGGGCGACCTGGTCATGGGCTCCACCGGGCCGCGCGGCGGCCGGCGCGAGGGCCTGGCCGAGATGATGGCCAAGTCGGCCGTGCGCACCATCGGCAGCAGCGTCGGCCGCGAGATCATGCGCGGCGTGCTGGGCGGCCTGCTGGGCGGGAGCCGGCGGCGATGA